Genomic DNA from Desulfobacterales bacterium:
AACCCGAAGATCCAAAGGATGTAGCCGATTGACTTGCGATGCGTGTCGTTTGAATGATTCATGGGTATCTTGGGATAAAACCTGCCCTTTGACTCTTAATACTATGAAAAAGAGTCAAGAGCGGACTTGGGTTACCCTTTTTCTATAAAACTCAATAAATTCAGAGGGAGAAAAAATATCTATCCCTTCACGTAATGGCGAAGGATAATGGGCTGTATTTCCTGTGACTAAAGATCTTACCCTTCCGGAGATAGCAACTGCGAGGAATGGCTCATCGTCAGGATCTGGCAAACGGTTCTTAAGCGGCGAACTTGAAATTAACTGGCCATATTGCTTTATAAAGTCAAGCAATGTGCCGATATGGTCTTTGTTAAAGTTAAACTTTGGGCGGTGAAGAACATCATGGTATTCTGACAGTATTCTGGCATCGACATACAATATAAGCTCACCTGAGAATACCATCCGAGCAATTTCACCGCTCGGACCAAAGGGAGTAAGCAAACCAGAGACAAGAACATTTGTGTCCAATACGATTTTCATTTTTTCCGTTTAGACCTTATAATTCCGATTTCATCATTGATCTCATCCATGGATATCTTATCGGTCCCTTTTTGAGTGGACTCGTATTGAATTGATGCCACGGCATTCGTCGCACGGGCACGTCGAAATGCAGTTAGAACCTGCTCAAGGTTATTTTCATTAATTGATGAAAGAAGGGCAATGGGCCGGCCGTTACTTGTCAAGACCATTTCCTTTTGCCCTGGCAGTTCCTTCCAAACTTGTGATGATTTTGTTTTTAAATCTCTCACACTCAAGAATTTCATTTTACACCTCCAATTGAGACTCAATTTTATACCTAATTGAATCTCAATACAAGTGGTATTTTTTCTGCCATAGAACGCCAAACGCCAGCGCGCGGCAAGAATAGCGCCCAACTGCGAAATCTCCGATATAGTGCCAGGCTTCTTCGCATCTGGTGAAGCGGCAGGTTAACCCACGGTTTCGATGCCGTTTTCCCGGCACCATTCCCTAAGAGCCATCTTCTGCCGTTCGTTTTCAAATTTATACCAATCTTCAAGAGCACCCTTGCTTTCCAGAAGTTCTTTGTATCTTGAATATGCACCCTTGCGGCGAAAGATTGAGTACACCCCATCCAACTCTTCTGGTATATATTCCAATGTAAATTCGATTACGAGAGCTTTGCCAAGATCGAGTTCATTTTTATGAGGGATGGCTATATATTTATCCGGATCATCAATGTCTTCCGGAAGTTCATCCGAATCACCAATTTCCGAAGTATAGAAT
This window encodes:
- a CDS encoding putative toxin-antitoxin system toxin component, PIN family, yielding MKIVLDTNVLVSGLLTPFGPSGEIARMVFSGELILYVDARILSEYHDVLHRPKFNFNKDHIGTLLDFIKQYGQLISSSPLKNRLPDPDDEPFLAVAISGRVRSLVTGNTAHYPSPLREGIDIFSPSEFIEFYRKRVTQVRS
- a CDS encoding type II toxin-antitoxin system Phd/YefM family antitoxin, producing the protein MGAILAARWRLAFYGRKNTTCIEIQLGIKLSLNWRCKMKFLSVRDLKTKSSQVWKELPGQKEMVLTSNGRPIALLSSINENNLEQVLTAFRRARATNAVASIQYESTQKGTDKISMDEINDEIGIIRSKRKK
- a CDS encoding UPF0158 family protein translates to MPVSFDDIENAFFFVSMDQQFMHNAYLCKETGEIFYTSEIGDSDELPEDIDDPDKYIAIPHKNELDLGKALVIEFTLEYIPEELDGVYSIFRRKGAYSRYKELLESKGALEDWYKFENERQKMALREWCRENGIETVG